The following are encoded together in the Geobacter sulfurreducens PCA genome:
- a CDS encoding alpha/beta fold hydrolase encodes MEALVNGISLAYDDQGSGPPLILIHGFPLQRKMWHPQIQAVTGAGFRLVTPDLRGFGESDAPDGPYSMEIFADDIVALMDHLSIGQAVIGGMSMGGYVLMNLLERYPERVAGACFIVTRAPADDEAGKARRLHLAQEVMKFGPQLVADAFVEVLFAEQNLTERPKLVEEVYGWMSATDSRGLAGGLLAMRERTDYGALLDRFRVPALAIGAEDDRAIPAEFSRAIAAGVPGCRLCIVPEAGHLANLEHPGAFNDCLLEFLTSLGSW; translated from the coding sequence ATGGAGGCACTCGTGAACGGCATCTCCCTCGCCTATGACGACCAGGGCAGCGGTCCGCCCCTGATCCTGATCCACGGCTTTCCCCTCCAGAGAAAGATGTGGCATCCCCAGATCCAGGCAGTGACCGGCGCCGGCTTTCGCCTCGTGACCCCAGACCTGCGGGGTTTCGGCGAATCGGATGCCCCGGACGGACCTTACTCAATGGAGATATTCGCCGACGACATCGTGGCGCTCATGGATCATCTGTCGATCGGGCAGGCGGTCATCGGCGGAATGTCCATGGGAGGCTACGTCCTCATGAACCTGCTGGAACGCTACCCGGAGCGGGTTGCCGGGGCGTGCTTCATCGTGACCCGGGCGCCGGCCGACGACGAGGCGGGCAAGGCCCGGCGGCTGCACCTGGCCCAGGAGGTGATGAAGTTCGGGCCTCAGCTGGTGGCGGACGCGTTTGTGGAAGTCCTCTTCGCCGAGCAGAACCTCACGGAGCGGCCGAAACTGGTTGAGGAGGTCTACGGGTGGATGAGCGCCACCGATTCGCGGGGGCTTGCGGGCGGGCTCCTGGCCATGCGGGAGCGCACGGACTACGGCGCGCTTCTGGACCGGTTCCGGGTGCCGGCACTGGCCATCGGGGCCGAAGATGACCGGGCCATCCCGGCCGAATTCTCCCGGGCCATTGCCGCCGGCGTTCCGGGGTGCCGACTCTGTATCGTGCCCGAGGCAGGGCATCTGGCCAATCTGGAGCATCCGGGGGCCTTCAACGACTGCCTGCTGGAATTCCTCACCTCGCTCGGCAGCTGGTAG
- a CDS encoding methyl-accepting chemotaxis protein — translation MFFVSGMKKQLEEKDAELDVLKQMLENVKNIVMLCDATPENTIFYMNKAARELLAKYRGDLNAGLRGADVAAAMDHSIHQFHKDPNRVRMILGKPGEMPHSAEIPIGGITLRTTSFPIWDKKNPGRVKCYMACWDDITAEKEVVERNHQELQRKEYLEERVAQIATAMEEMSMTVTEVARNTSNASDSAVQVAQNAHEGQEIVNRSVQEMQKVAQIVRDSAAIVDSLGGKSEKIGEIINVINEIADQTNLLALNAAIEAARAGEQGRGFAVVADEVRNLAVKTMNSTKQINAMVAEIQRETRQAVGSIENAKQEAEVSESLSLQAESSLVTIVQAIEEIKNVITQIATASEEQAATASVIAGNLEEISRNG, via the coding sequence GTGTTTTTTGTATCGGGGATGAAGAAGCAGTTGGAGGAAAAAGACGCCGAGCTTGATGTGCTCAAGCAAATGCTTGAAAATGTGAAAAACATTGTGATGCTCTGCGATGCAACCCCTGAAAATACTATCTTCTACATGAACAAGGCGGCGAGGGAGCTGCTGGCAAAATACCGTGGCGACCTGAACGCCGGCCTGCGCGGGGCCGACGTGGCAGCAGCCATGGACCATTCCATTCACCAGTTCCACAAGGATCCGAACCGCGTACGCATGATCCTGGGCAAACCGGGCGAAATGCCCCATTCGGCCGAAATCCCCATCGGGGGAATAACGCTCCGCACCACATCCTTCCCCATCTGGGACAAGAAGAATCCCGGCAGGGTCAAATGCTACATGGCATGCTGGGATGACATCACCGCCGAAAAGGAAGTGGTGGAGCGCAACCATCAGGAGCTGCAGCGCAAGGAATATCTGGAGGAGCGGGTGGCCCAGATCGCCACGGCCATGGAAGAGATGAGCATGACCGTGACCGAGGTGGCCCGCAACACCTCGAACGCTTCCGATTCGGCGGTCCAGGTTGCCCAGAACGCCCACGAGGGTCAGGAAATCGTCAACCGGTCGGTCCAGGAGATGCAGAAGGTTGCCCAGATCGTCCGCGATTCGGCTGCCATCGTCGACTCGCTGGGGGGCAAATCGGAGAAGATTGGCGAGATCATCAACGTCATCAATGAAATCGCTGACCAGACAAACCTCCTGGCTCTCAACGCCGCCATCGAGGCGGCCCGCGCCGGCGAACAGGGGCGCGGCTTCGCCGTGGTGGCCGATGAGGTCCGCAACCTGGCGGTCAAGACCATGAACTCCACCAAGCAGATCAACGCCATGGTGGCCGAAATCCAGCGGGAAACCCGCCAGGCCGTGGGTTCCATCGAGAACGCCAAGCAGGAGGCCGAAGTGAGCGAAAGCCTCTCGCTCCAGGCGGAATCGTCGCTGGTGACCATCGTTCAGGCCATCGAGGAGATCAAGAACGTCATCACCCAGATCGCCACCGCCTCAGAGGAGCAGGCAGCCACCGCCTCGGTGATTGCCGGCAATCTGGAGGAAATCTCGCGCAACGGCTGA